DNA sequence from the Streptomyces sp. NBC_01497 genome:
GGCGCAGGCGGTACGCGGTCGGTGCGGGCCCACAAGGCCCGGCCGTCGGCGCCGGCCGCGGGCGCCTCGACGTGGAAAGGCCGACGAGATGACTCACGAGCCCACAGGGGCGGCGCCCTCAACGGCAGCCTCCGCACCGACCGCGCCGCGCGCGGGCACCGCGCCCGCGCTGCCGGTCCTCGCCGAGGTCGTACGGTCCGGGTTCGTGGAGGGCCACCACCGCGGCTCGCTGGTCCTGCTCGCCGCCGACGGCCGCGTGGAGTTCGCGCTCGGCGAGCCGGACGCGCCGGTCTTCCCCCGCTCCAGCAACAAGCCGATGCAGGCCGCGGCGATCCTGCGGGCCGGCCTCGACCTGAGCGGCGAACGGCTGGCACTGGCCGCGGCGAGCCACTCGGGCGAGGGCTTCCACCTGGATCTCGTACGGACCATGCTCGCCGAATTCGGCCTCACCGAGGCCGACCTGGGTACCCCGCCGGACCTGCCGGTGGACCCGGTGGAGGCGCGCGAGTACCTGGCGGCGGGCCATGAACCCAGCAAGATCGCGATGAACTGCTCGGGCAAGCACACGGCGATGCTGGCGGCCTGCCTGCACAACGGCTGGCCGACCGGGTCGTACCTGGACCCGGAGCACCCGTTGCAGCGGCTCGTGCGCACGGTGATCGAGGAGACGGCGGGCGAGCCCGTCACCGCGATCGGTACGGACGGCTGCGGCGCCCCCCTGATGGCGATCAGCCTGACGGGGCTCGCACGCGCCTTCCGCCACTTCGTACGGGCGGAGCCCGGCTCCCCGGAGCGGCGGGTGGCCGACGCGATGCGCGCGCACCCCGAGTACGTGGCGGGCACGCGCCGCGCCGACACCTGGCTGATGGCGGGCGCGCCGGGCACGCTGTCGAAGACGGGCGCGGAGGCCGTGCAGGCCGTGGCCCTTGAGGACGGCCGGGCGCTGGCGCTGAAGATCGACGACGGCGGCGCGCGCGCTGTCGGACCGGTCATGGCGCGGGCGCTGGACCGCCTGGGCGTGAAGGCGGACGTGGTGGAGCGGATCGCGAAGTCGCCGGTGCTGGGCGGCGGCGTGGAGGTCGGCGAGGTCCTGGCGACGTTCTGAGGCCCGGACGAGCCTCGCCGCGAGGCCCGGACCGGTGACTGGTGTCCCGCCGGATCCCGGGGGAAACGTTTACTCCCGGGCCGGCCCCGTCCCGAGGCCGCAGCAGACACGTCCCCGCCCCAGGCCCCGCGGCGCTCGACGCACCGACGCACCCAGGCACCGACGCACCGCCGGAGCCGCCCGCCCGGGAGCTGACCACCGGTCCAGGACCGGGGCGGGTGCGCTCCTGGCGGGAAAGCATGTGCGAGGGGCGGGGGCGAACACCTAGCGTGGCGGCATGAGCGTCGAGGTCCGTAACGTCACTGCCCCCGAGTATTCCGACTGGCTGCGCGCCGTGGACACGGGATTCTTGAACATCACGTCCCGCTCGCCGGAGGAGGTGGCGTCCCGGCTGGCCCGGACGGACCTCGGCCGGACGTGGGGCGCGTTCGACGAGGGCCGGTGCGTCGCGACGTACCGATCCTTCGCCCAGGAGCTGACCGTCCCCGGCGGCGCGGCCGTGCCCACCGACGCGATCTCCGCCGTCACCGTCACCGCCAGCCATCGCGGGCGGGGCCTGCTCCGGCAGATGATCATCGCGGACCTCACCGCCGCGAAGGAGCGCGGGGACGTCGTGGCGAACCTCGTCGCCGCCGAGTACCGGATCTACGGCCGGTTCGGCTTCGGTCGCGCGACCAGTACCGCGAAGTGGGTCGTGTCCGTGCCCCGCACGGGTCTCGACCTGCGACGCTGGTCGCCGCCCGAGGACGGCGCCCGGATCGACCTGGTCGACGGGGCCGAGGTGCGCAAGCACGGCCCCGCGTTCCACGACCGGTGGCGGGCCCTCCAGCCGGGGGCGATCGACCGCGACGACCGCTGGTGGAGCGTCAACACGGGACTCGAACCGACGACACCGCCGTTCACGGAACCGTTCCACGCGGTGTACCGGTCGGCTGCGGGCGAGGTCGAGGGGCTTGCGACGTACACCGTCGAGGGGAACTGGAACGACGCGAAGCAGCCGGAGAACATCCTCTCGGTACGGCGCCTGAGCGCGATGTCGCCCACCGTCGAGCGGGCCCTGTGGCACTTCCTGTGCTCACTCGACTGGGTCGTGGAGGTCCGCACCGGGCAGCGGGCGCCCGACGACCTGCTGCCCCACTACCTGCCGGACCCGCGCGCCGCGCACCTCGCCGGCACGGCCGACTACCTGTGGCTGCGCGTCCTCGACACCGCCCGGGCCCTCACCGCACGGACGTACGGGACCCCCGGCACGCTGGTCCTCGACGTACGGGACGGCGCGGGCATGGCGTCCGGCCGCTACCTGCTGGACGCGACGGCCGACGGCGCCACGTGCACCCCGACGACCCGTTCGGCGGACATCACCCTCGGCGCGGACGCCCTGGGCTCGCTGTATCTGGGCGACGAGACCCCGACCCGGCTCGCCGCGCTGGGCTCGGTGACGGAGGAGCGGGCGGGCGCGCTCGCCCGGGCGGAGGCCCTGTTCCACACGCCACGACGCCCGTGGTGCCCGGACATGTTCTGAGGCCGGATCCGCCCACCGGCCTGCCGATGCCGAGGAACGGGGCCGCCCGGGCGGGCCCCGGCGCCCGCCGCCTGCCCTGCGTACCCTTCCTGGCATGCGGCAGGACGGTTTGCGCGAGCGCAAGAAGCGGCGGCGGTTCCAGGAGATCTCGGACGCGGCCATCGCGCTCTTCATGGCGAGGGGCTTCGAGAACGTGCCGGTCGCGGAGATCGCGGCGGCCGTGGAGATCTCGAAGCCGACCCTCTTCCGGTACTTCCCGTCGAAGGAGGACCTGGTCCTGCACCGCTTCGCCGATCACGAGGACGAGGCGGCGCGCGTGGTGCGGGCGGGAGCCGCGGACGGCGTGGCACCGCTCGAAGCGCTGCTGCGGCACCTGCTGGACGGGCTCGGCCGCCACGATCCGGTGACGGGGCTCAACGACGATCCCCGCGTCCTCGCGTACCACCGGCTGCTGTACGGAACCCCGGGCCTGGCCGCCGGCATGCGCGCGTACCAGCAGCGCAGCGAGGCGGCACTCGCCGACGCGCTGCGCGAGGAGGCGGCGGGCAGGGGACGGGACGCGGACCCGCTCGCGGCGCTGCTGGCGGCCGTGCAGATCGTGGCCGTGCAGCGGGTGCTGGCGGAGGAGAACTGGCGGCGGATCGCGGGCGGCGAGCCGGCGGACGCGGTACGCCCGGACGGCATCGCGGCGGCGGAGGCGGCGTTCCGCCGGCTGCGCGAGGGGCTGGGGGCCTGAGAGCGGGGCCCGCGGGCGGGGTGGCCTGAGAGCGGCGCGGGCGGGGTGGCGGCCGGGGCCCCGAGCGGGGTCGGTGGGCCGGAGCGGCGGGCGGCGCCTGCGAGCAGGGCCCACGGGCGCGTCCGGATGTGCCGGTGTGGCGTGGCCGGCGCGGGCCCGGCGGAAGGTGCCGCGTCCTGCGGGTGCGGACGTGCCCGGTCCGGCGCGGCCCGTGCCGCCTCGGCCCGGACCGGGTCCGGGGCCGGGCGCCCCGTGGCGATGAGTTCCGGCCGGGTCGCGAGTCTGTTCCGGTGACCGTCACGGGACGTCGTACGGCGGTCACCCGGTACACGCCACCACGGAGGACACGATGACGACCACACCGGACGACCCGACCACCGCACTGCCGGGCCGCCCGCCCCTCGTCGACCTGGCGACCTGGCAGGCCGCCCGTGACGAGCTGCTGGTGCGCGAGAAGGCCCACACCCACGAGGGGGACGCGCTCGCCGCGGCCCGCCGCCGGCTGCCGATGGTGGAGTTCGACGG
Encoded proteins:
- a CDS encoding asparaginase, with amino-acid sequence MTHEPTGAAPSTAASAPTAPRAGTAPALPVLAEVVRSGFVEGHHRGSLVLLAADGRVEFALGEPDAPVFPRSSNKPMQAAAILRAGLDLSGERLALAAASHSGEGFHLDLVRTMLAEFGLTEADLGTPPDLPVDPVEAREYLAAGHEPSKIAMNCSGKHTAMLAACLHNGWPTGSYLDPEHPLQRLVRTVIEETAGEPVTAIGTDGCGAPLMAISLTGLARAFRHFVRAEPGSPERRVADAMRAHPEYVAGTRRADTWLMAGAPGTLSKTGAEAVQAVALEDGRALALKIDDGGARAVGPVMARALDRLGVKADVVERIAKSPVLGGGVEVGEVLATF
- a CDS encoding GNAT family N-acetyltransferase, producing the protein MSVEVRNVTAPEYSDWLRAVDTGFLNITSRSPEEVASRLARTDLGRTWGAFDEGRCVATYRSFAQELTVPGGAAVPTDAISAVTVTASHRGRGLLRQMIIADLTAAKERGDVVANLVAAEYRIYGRFGFGRATSTAKWVVSVPRTGLDLRRWSPPEDGARIDLVDGAEVRKHGPAFHDRWRALQPGAIDRDDRWWSVNTGLEPTTPPFTEPFHAVYRSAAGEVEGLATYTVEGNWNDAKQPENILSVRRLSAMSPTVERALWHFLCSLDWVVEVRTGQRAPDDLLPHYLPDPRAAHLAGTADYLWLRVLDTARALTARTYGTPGTLVLDVRDGAGMASGRYLLDATADGATCTPTTRSADITLGADALGSLYLGDETPTRLAALGSVTEERAGALARAEALFHTPRRPWCPDMF
- a CDS encoding TetR/AcrR family transcriptional regulator, giving the protein MRQDGLRERKKRRRFQEISDAAIALFMARGFENVPVAEIAAAVEISKPTLFRYFPSKEDLVLHRFADHEDEAARVVRAGAADGVAPLEALLRHLLDGLGRHDPVTGLNDDPRVLAYHRLLYGTPGLAAGMRAYQQRSEAALADALREEAAGRGRDADPLAALLAAVQIVAVQRVLAEENWRRIAGGEPADAVRPDGIAAAEAAFRRLREGLGA